Proteins found in one Pseudomonas sp. P8_241 genomic segment:
- the phnE gene encoding phosphonate ABC transporter, permease protein PhnE yields the protein MTTLHAEAVGKRTWPQYAGWGLFLVLLAWAWHGAEMNPMTLYRDSGNMATFAGDFFPPDFHEWRMYLKEMLVTVQIALWGTVLAIVCSVPLGILCSENITPWWIHQPLRRVMDAFRSINEMVFAMLFVVAVGLGPFAGVLALWISTTGVLAKLFAEAVEAIDPGPVEGVRATGASALQEVIYGVIPQVMPLWVSYALYRFEANVRSATVVGMVGAGGIGVILWENIRAFQFTQTCAVLLVIIVVVSLIDILSQRLRKQFI from the coding sequence ATGACCACTCTGCACGCTGAAGCTGTCGGCAAGCGTACCTGGCCGCAATACGCCGGTTGGGGCCTGTTCCTGGTCCTGCTGGCCTGGGCCTGGCACGGCGCCGAAATGAACCCGATGACGCTGTACCGCGACTCGGGAAACATGGCGACCTTCGCCGGGGACTTCTTCCCGCCGGATTTCCATGAATGGCGCATGTACCTCAAGGAAATGCTCGTCACCGTACAAATCGCCCTGTGGGGCACGGTGCTGGCGATTGTCTGCTCGGTGCCGCTGGGCATCCTCTGTTCGGAAAACATCACACCGTGGTGGATCCACCAACCGCTGCGCCGGGTGATGGATGCGTTCCGCTCAATCAACGAAATGGTGTTCGCCATGTTGTTCGTGGTGGCCGTCGGGCTGGGTCCGTTTGCCGGGGTATTGGCGCTGTGGATCAGCACCACCGGGGTACTCGCCAAATTGTTCGCCGAAGCTGTCGAGGCGATAGATCCGGGCCCGGTGGAAGGCGTTCGCGCCACCGGTGCCAGCGCCTTGCAGGAAGTGATCTACGGCGTGATCCCGCAGGTGATGCCGCTGTGGGTGTCCTACGCGCTGTATCGCTTCGAGGCCAACGTGCGTTCGGCGACGGTGGTGGGAATGGTCGGGGCCGGCGGGATCGGGGTGATCCTGTGGGAGAACATCCGCGCCTTCCAGTTCACACAGACCTGCGCGGTGCTGCTGGTGATTATCGTCGTGGTCAGCTTGATCGACATCCTGTCGCAGCGCTTGCGCAAGCAGTTCATCTGA
- the phnK gene encoding phosphonate C-P lyase system protein PhnK, whose amino-acid sequence MKHALKNDVSVSTEPLLRVRDLSLLYGPEKGCQDVSFDLYPGEVLGIVGESGSGKSTLLSLLSGRLPPQRGNIGYRDKQDQWLDLYSASEAERRTLLRTEWGFVEQNPRDGLRMGVSAGANIGERLMAQGVRNYQQLRGAGLDWLSQVEIDPQRIDDLPRTFSGGMQQRLQIARNLVSSPRLVFMDEPTGGLDVSVQARLLDLLRGLVRELDLAVVIVTHDLAVARLLADRLMVMRRSRVVETGLTDQILDDPQHPYSQLLVSSVLQP is encoded by the coding sequence ATGAAGCATGCGCTGAAAAACGATGTGTCCGTGTCCACTGAACCGCTGTTGCGAGTGCGTGATTTGTCGCTGTTGTACGGCCCGGAAAAGGGCTGCCAGGACGTCAGTTTCGACCTGTACCCCGGTGAAGTGCTGGGGATTGTCGGCGAGTCCGGCTCGGGCAAATCCACGTTGCTCTCGTTGCTCAGCGGGCGCTTGCCGCCGCAGCGCGGCAACATCGGTTACCGCGACAAACAGGACCAATGGCTGGACCTGTACAGCGCCAGCGAAGCCGAGCGCCGCACGCTTCTGCGCACCGAATGGGGCTTTGTCGAACAGAATCCGAGGGACGGTCTGCGCATGGGCGTGTCCGCTGGCGCCAACATCGGCGAACGCCTGATGGCCCAGGGCGTGCGCAATTATCAGCAGCTGCGCGGGGCCGGTCTCGACTGGTTGAGTCAGGTGGAAATCGATCCGCAGCGCATCGACGATTTGCCCCGGACCTTTTCTGGCGGCATGCAGCAGCGCCTGCAAATCGCCCGCAATCTGGTGTCCAGTCCACGGCTGGTGTTCATGGACGAGCCGACCGGCGGCCTCGACGTCTCGGTGCAGGCGCGCTTACTCGACCTGCTGCGTGGGCTGGTGCGTGAACTGGATCTGGCCGTGGTGATTGTCACCCATGACCTGGCGGTGGCGCGGCTGCTGGCCGACCGCTTGATGGTGATGCGCCGCTCGCGGGTGGTGGAAACCGGGCTGACCGACCAGATCCTCGACGACCCTCAGCACCCTTATTCGCAACTGCTGGTGTCTTCGGTGTTGCAGCCGTGA
- the phnH gene encoding phosphonate C-P lyase system protein PhnH, whose product MSAQLLQPAFSDPVLDAQRGFRTALKALAGPGLIQTLYASPRLEGLAPATYALCLALLDVDTPLWLAPSFDTPLIRANLAFHGGCPLTAKREEARFALLASEDLLDLSGFDTGNDRYPDQSCTLLIQLPRLDGGAGRTWRGPGIESEHGVALPVAEGFWRERERRNEFPRGLDLFFTAGHDLVGLPRSTRIAEERA is encoded by the coding sequence ATGAGCGCACAGCTGTTGCAACCGGCCTTCAGCGACCCGGTGCTGGATGCCCAGCGTGGATTTCGCACGGCGCTCAAGGCCCTGGCCGGTCCCGGTTTGATCCAGACGTTATACGCCTCGCCGAGACTCGAAGGCTTGGCCCCCGCAACCTATGCGCTGTGTCTGGCGTTGCTGGATGTCGACACGCCGCTGTGGCTGGCGCCGTCCTTCGACACGCCGCTGATCCGCGCCAATCTGGCGTTCCACGGTGGTTGCCCGTTGACCGCCAAGCGTGAAGAAGCGCGGTTCGCATTGCTCGCCTCCGAGGATCTGCTCGACCTGAGCGGTTTCGATACCGGCAATGATCGTTATCCCGACCAGTCCTGCACCTTGCTCATTCAGCTGCCACGCCTCGACGGCGGGGCAGGGCGGACGTGGCGCGGACCGGGGATCGAAAGCGAACACGGCGTCGCGCTGCCGGTGGCCGAAGGCTTCTGGCGCGAACGCGAACGGCGCAACGAATTCCCCCGTGGGCTTGACCTGTTTTTCACCGCCGGCCACGACCTGGTCGGCCTGCCGCGCAGCACCCGCATCGCAGAGGAGCGAGCCTGA
- a CDS encoding carbon-phosphorus lyase complex subunit PhnI, translating to MYVAVKGGEQAIDNAHRLLAKKRRGDTAVTELGVEQIRQQLPLAVARVMSEGSLYDEELAALAIKQAAGDLVEAIFLLRAYRTTLPRFSPSLPIDTQNMQLSRRLSATFKDVPGGQLLGPTFDYTHRLLDFALLAEGEYPGPQVTPNASLQACPRVLGLLAQEGLIKNESDNGERVADITRDPLELPACRAQRLQALARGDEGFLLALGYSTQRGYGRNHPFAGEIRIGEVEVWIDPEELGFPINLGSIEVTECEMVNQFVGSATELAQFTRGYGLAFGHAERKAMGMALVDRALRADEYNEEIVSPAQQEEFVLMHCDNVEAAGFVSHLKLPHYVDFQAELELIRKLRKPAEGQNHE from the coding sequence ATGTACGTAGCCGTCAAGGGTGGCGAACAGGCCATCGACAATGCCCACCGTCTGCTGGCAAAAAAACGTCGGGGCGATACCGCGGTCACTGAGCTCGGTGTCGAGCAGATTCGCCAGCAACTGCCGCTGGCGGTGGCGCGGGTGATGAGTGAAGGCTCGCTGTACGACGAAGAGCTCGCTGCGCTGGCGATCAAGCAGGCGGCGGGGGATCTGGTGGAAGCGATCTTCCTGCTGCGGGCCTACCGCACCACGTTGCCGCGCTTCAGCCCGAGCCTGCCGATCGATACCCAGAACATGCAACTGAGTCGGCGCTTGTCCGCCACCTTCAAGGACGTGCCGGGTGGACAACTGCTGGGTCCGACCTTCGACTACACCCATCGTCTGCTGGACTTCGCGTTGCTGGCCGAAGGCGAATACCCGGGGCCGCAAGTGACCCCGAATGCCAGTCTCCAAGCGTGCCCGCGAGTCCTCGGTTTGCTGGCGCAGGAAGGCCTGATCAAGAACGAGTCCGACAACGGCGAACGCGTGGCCGACATCACCCGCGACCCGCTGGAATTGCCCGCCTGTCGCGCTCAACGCCTGCAAGCACTGGCCCGGGGCGACGAAGGTTTCCTGTTGGCGCTGGGTTATTCGACCCAGCGCGGTTATGGCCGCAACCACCCGTTCGCGGGTGAAATCCGCATCGGCGAAGTCGAGGTCTGGATCGACCCTGAAGAGCTGGGTTTTCCGATCAATCTGGGCAGCATCGAAGTCACCGAGTGCGAGATGGTCAACCAGTTCGTCGGCTCGGCCACGGAGTTGGCGCAGTTCACTCGCGGCTACGGTTTGGCCTTCGGACACGCCGAGCGCAAGGCCATGGGCATGGCGCTGGTGGACCGTGCGTTGCGCGCCGACGAGTACAACGAAGAGATCGTGTCCCCGGCCCAGCAGGAAGAGTTTGTGCTGATGCACTGCGACAACGTCGAGGCCGCCGGTTTTGTCTCGCACCTCAAGCTGCCTCACTACGTCGACTTCCAGGCCGAACTGGAACTGATCCGCAAACTGCGCAAGCCTGCCGAGGGCCAAAACCATGAATGA
- a CDS encoding alpha-D-ribose 1-methylphosphonate 5-triphosphate diphosphatase gives MPVEQILSNAQLVTADRVFYGTVVLRDGLIAEVAEGPSRLPQAQDLHGDYLLPGLVELHTDNLERHMTPRPGVDWPSVPAVLSHDAQIIAAGITTVFDAVSIGDVNPKGNRMQKLPAMLDAISKASDAGLTRAEHRLHLRCELCHPDTLSVFRDLVENPLVQLVSVMDHSPGQRQFVLESKYREYYMGKYHLTTTQMDEFITLQMANSRQYSDRYRAAIVEHCQALGLSVASHDDATLAHVEESARYGMTIAEFPTTVEAARGCRERDMQVLMGAPNIVRGGSHSGNVAAADLAAEGLLDILSSDYYPASLLQSTFALAAQNNRIGLADAVRMVSLNPARAAGLNDRGEIAPGLRADLVQARSQDGMPVVQQVWRKAKRVF, from the coding sequence ATGCCCGTTGAACAGATCCTCAGCAATGCCCAACTGGTCACCGCGGACCGTGTGTTCTACGGCACCGTGGTGCTGCGCGACGGGTTGATTGCCGAGGTCGCCGAAGGTCCGAGCCGCTTGCCCCAGGCACAGGATCTGCACGGTGATTACCTGCTGCCCGGTCTGGTGGAGTTGCACACCGACAACCTGGAGCGCCACATGACCCCACGTCCCGGTGTGGATTGGCCGTCGGTGCCGGCAGTGCTCAGCCACGATGCGCAGATCATCGCGGCGGGCATCACCACGGTGTTCGATGCCGTGTCCATCGGCGACGTGAACCCCAAGGGCAATCGCATGCAGAAATTGCCGGCGATGCTCGATGCCATCTCCAAGGCCTCGGATGCCGGGCTGACCCGCGCCGAACATCGTCTGCACTTGCGCTGCGAGCTGTGCCACCCGGACACCCTCAGCGTGTTTCGCGATCTGGTGGAAAACCCGCTGGTGCAACTGGTGTCGGTCATGGACCACTCGCCGGGTCAGCGCCAATTCGTGCTGGAGTCCAAGTACCGTGAGTACTACATGGGCAAGTACCACCTGACGACGACGCAGATGGATGAGTTCATCACCCTGCAAATGGCCAACTCCCGGCAATACAGTGATCGTTATCGTGCGGCGATTGTCGAACATTGCCAGGCCCTTGGCCTGTCGGTGGCCAGCCATGATGACGCGACCCTGGCCCACGTCGAAGAGTCGGCGCGCTACGGCATGACCATCGCCGAGTTCCCGACCACGGTCGAGGCGGCACGCGGTTGCAGGGAGCGGGACATGCAAGTGTTGATGGGCGCACCGAACATCGTGCGCGGCGGATCGCACTCGGGTAACGTGGCCGCCGCGGATCTGGCTGCCGAAGGCTTGCTGGATATCCTGTCCAGCGATTACTACCCGGCGAGTCTGTTGCAATCGACGTTCGCGCTGGCGGCCCAGAACAATCGCATCGGCCTGGCTGATGCGGTGCGCATGGTCAGCCTGAACCCGGCACGGGCGGCGGGATTGAATGATCGGGGCGAAATTGCGCCTGGCTTGCGCGCTGATCTGGTGCAGGCGCGCAGTCAGGACGGTATGCCGGTGGTCCAGCAAGTATGGCGAAAAGCGAAGAGGGTGTTTTGA
- a CDS encoding MFS transporter, with amino-acid sequence MNPATQVPHGTATMTPGMVLLFAFCCGAIVANIYYAQPIIGLIAPDIGLTNTMASLIVSLTQIGYALGLFFLVPLGDLLENRRLMIITTIVAIASLLGAAFTDQPNVFLLISLLVGFSSVSVQILIPLAANLAPEASRGRIVGGIMGGLLLGILLARPVSSVVADHFGWRAMFVIAAALMAAISIILAVTIPKRQPDHSASYGQLLGSLWTLLRKQPVLRQRAFYQGCMFATFSLFWTAVPLELARNHGLSQSQIAIFALVGAIGAIAAPIAGRLADAGHTRTASLLALLFASLSFLPAFIHPAYSVIGLAVTGVVLDFCVQMNMVLGQRAVYALDSKSRSRLNALYMTSIFIGGAFGSSVASAVYEHGGWLWIVIVGSAFPLLALLRFLSFSQKDSLATA; translated from the coding sequence ATGAATCCAGCAACCCAGGTGCCCCATGGCACCGCGACAATGACCCCAGGCATGGTGCTGCTGTTCGCCTTCTGCTGCGGCGCCATTGTGGCCAACATCTACTACGCACAGCCGATCATCGGTCTGATTGCCCCGGACATTGGACTGACCAACACCATGGCCAGCCTGATTGTTTCGCTGACCCAGATCGGTTATGCGCTGGGCCTGTTTTTCCTGGTGCCGCTGGGCGATTTGCTGGAGAACCGTCGGCTGATGATCATCACCACAATAGTGGCGATTGCCAGCCTGCTGGGTGCAGCGTTCACCGATCAGCCCAATGTGTTCTTGTTGATTTCGCTGCTGGTGGGGTTCAGTTCGGTGTCGGTGCAGATCCTGATTCCACTGGCCGCGAACCTGGCGCCGGAAGCGTCTCGCGGCCGCATCGTCGGCGGCATCATGGGCGGCTTGTTACTGGGGATTCTGTTGGCCCGTCCGGTATCCAGCGTGGTAGCCGATCATTTCGGCTGGCGTGCCATGTTCGTGATCGCCGCGGCGTTGATGGCAGCGATCAGCATCATCCTGGCCGTGACCATTCCAAAGCGCCAACCCGATCACAGTGCATCCTATGGCCAACTGCTGGGGTCGCTATGGACGCTGTTGCGCAAGCAACCGGTGCTGCGCCAGCGTGCGTTTTACCAAGGCTGCATGTTCGCCACGTTCAGTCTGTTCTGGACTGCGGTGCCGCTGGAACTGGCGCGTAATCATGGCTTGTCGCAAAGCCAGATCGCGATTTTCGCCCTGGTCGGGGCCATCGGTGCCATCGCCGCGCCCATTGCCGGTCGCCTCGCCGATGCCGGTCACACCCGCACGGCTTCATTGCTGGCCCTGCTGTTCGCCAGTCTGAGTTTCTTGCCTGCGTTCATCCACCCGGCCTACAGCGTAATCGGCCTGGCCGTGACCGGCGTAGTGCTCGACTTCTGCGTGCAAATGAACATGGTCCTCGGCCAACGCGCGGTCTACGCCCTCGATTCCAAAAGCCGCAGCCGCCTGAATGCGCTGTACATGACCAGCATCTTCATCGGTGGCGCCTTCGGTTCTTCAGTGGCCAGCGCGGTGTACGAGCACGGTGGCTGGTTGTGGATCGTGATCGTTGGCAGTGCGTTTCCCCTGTTGGCGTTGTTGCGATTCTTGAGTTTTTCGCAGAAAGACTCCTTGGCGACGGCGTAG
- the phnF gene encoding phosphonate metabolism transcriptional regulator PhnF → MQLSRQDEPVYRELADILRRELAEYRAGDFLPGEVMLAERFGVNRHTLRRAIDELVFEGSLLRLQGKGTQVLERPLIYSMTADSAYSQSLSAQGHGVEAVLLKRRYCFASREEAQHLGIAEMAPMIELQTLRKLDNQPVSLIRHRYCASHAPLLADYCGGSLRKYLSERDLPLTRTQSLIGARLPNREEAALLLMPRHLPALSVFTLSRDRDGRAVELAQSTSRSDRFQYQVVT, encoded by the coding sequence ATGCAGTTGTCTAGACAAGATGAACCGGTGTACCGCGAATTGGCCGATATCCTGCGGCGGGAGCTGGCGGAGTACCGCGCCGGGGATTTCCTGCCGGGCGAAGTGATGTTGGCCGAGCGCTTCGGTGTCAATCGCCACACCTTGCGCCGCGCCATCGATGAACTGGTGTTCGAAGGCAGCCTGTTGCGCCTTCAGGGCAAAGGCACCCAGGTGCTGGAGCGGCCGCTGATTTACTCGATGACCGCCGACAGCGCCTACAGCCAGTCGCTGTCAGCCCAGGGACATGGCGTCGAGGCAGTGCTGCTCAAGCGTCGCTACTGCTTTGCCAGCCGTGAAGAAGCGCAGCATCTGGGCATCGCCGAGATGGCGCCGATGATCGAATTGCAGACCTTGCGCAAACTCGACAACCAACCGGTCAGCCTGATCCGCCATCGCTACTGCGCCAGTCACGCACCGCTGCTGGCCGACTACTGCGGCGGCTCTCTGCGCAAATACCTGAGCGAACGGGACCTGCCGCTGACCCGTACCCAGAGCCTGATCGGCGCCCGATTACCCAACCGCGAAGAAGCCGCGCTGCTGCTCATGCCCCGGCATTTGCCGGCGCTGAGCGTGTTCACCCTTTCCCGCGACCGCGACGGCCGTGCGGTGGAGCTGGCCCAGTCCACCAGCCGTTCGGATCGCTTCCAGTACCAGGTCGTGACCTGA
- the phnP gene encoding phosphonate metabolism protein PhnP yields the protein MRLMLLGTGDARQVPVYGCECVACDRARHDQRLQRRPCSALIECGDQRWLIDSGLPDVCERFAPRSFNGIFQTHYHADHAQGLLHLRWGQGLVIPVHGPVDPEGLADLYKHPGILDFSQPFEPFETRSFGTLTVTALPLLHSRPTLGYLLEGEGRRIAYLTDTVGLPPHTTAWLQRQTLDLLVLDCSMPPQPQAPRNHNDLNLALQCIEELQPTSAVLTHVGHTLDAWLIEHREELPGNVSVGFDGCVL from the coding sequence ATGCGCCTGATGTTGCTCGGTACCGGCGATGCGCGACAGGTTCCGGTCTATGGCTGCGAGTGCGTGGCTTGCGACCGGGCGCGTCATGATCAGCGCTTGCAGCGTCGACCATGCAGTGCGCTGATCGAGTGTGGCGATCAACGCTGGTTGATCGACAGTGGTCTGCCAGACGTGTGCGAACGTTTTGCGCCACGCAGCTTTAACGGCATTTTCCAGACCCACTACCACGCTGATCACGCCCAGGGCTTGTTGCACCTGCGCTGGGGGCAGGGGCTGGTCATTCCGGTCCATGGTCCCGTGGACCCGGAGGGCCTGGCCGACCTCTACAAGCACCCCGGCATTCTCGATTTCAGCCAGCCGTTCGAGCCCTTTGAAACACGCTCCTTCGGCACGCTGACCGTTACCGCGCTGCCGTTGCTGCACTCCAGACCGACTCTGGGCTATTTGCTGGAAGGCGAGGGGCGGCGGATTGCCTACCTCACTGACACCGTGGGATTGCCCCCGCATACGACGGCCTGGCTGCAACGTCAGACGTTGGATTTGCTCGTGCTGGACTGCTCGATGCCGCCGCAACCCCAGGCGCCGCGCAATCACAATGACCTGAACCTGGCCTTGCAGTGCATCGAGGAGTTGCAGCCGACGTCAGCGGTATTGACCCACGTCGGGCATACGCTCGATGCATGGTTGATCGAGCATCGCGAAGAGCTGCCGGGCAATGTCAGTGTCGGGTTTGATGGGTGTGTGCTGTAA
- the phnN gene encoding phosphonate metabolism protein/1,5-bisphosphokinase (PRPP-forming) PhnN produces MAGRLIYLIGPSGAGKDSLLDAARERLAERGCRIVRRVITRSAEAVGEAAMGVSPQQFTEMEAQGAFALSWHANGLSYGIPREIDDWLKSGQDVLVNGSRGHLQNARERYPHMLVVLLTVEQAVLCERLLARGRESIAEIDSRLARNARFNQRVLADNDPTLHVLDNSGALENTVDRLLACIDEPCACA; encoded by the coding sequence ATGGCGGGCAGGTTGATCTATCTCATCGGACCCTCAGGGGCGGGCAAGGACAGCCTGTTGGATGCAGCACGCGAACGATTGGCCGAACGCGGCTGCCGTATCGTGCGGCGGGTCATCACCCGTTCGGCCGAGGCGGTGGGCGAGGCCGCAATGGGCGTCAGCCCGCAGCAGTTCACCGAGATGGAAGCTCAGGGCGCGTTTGCCCTGAGCTGGCACGCCAATGGCTTGTCCTATGGCATCCCGCGGGAAATCGACGACTGGCTGAAGTCGGGGCAGGATGTGCTGGTCAACGGCTCACGCGGGCATTTGCAGAATGCCCGTGAGCGCTACCCGCACATGCTTGTGGTGCTGTTGACCGTGGAACAGGCCGTGTTGTGTGAGCGCCTGCTGGCACGAGGGCGAGAGTCCATAGCGGAAATAGACTCACGACTGGCACGCAATGCCCGGTTCAACCAGCGCGTACTCGCCGACAATGACCCGACGCTGCACGTACTCGATAACTCCGGGGCGCTGGAGAACACAGTGGATCGTTTGCTTGCCTGCATCGATGAGCCTTGCGCATGCGCCTGA
- a CDS encoding alpha-D-ribose 1-methylphosphonate 5-phosphate C-P-lyase PhnJ: protein MNDLNQAPVRDAAYNFAYLDEQTKRMIRRALLKAVAIPGYQVPFGGREMPLPYGWGTGGMQLTAAILGDDDVLKVIDQGADDTTNAVSIRRFFARTAGVATTESTPDATVIQTRHRIPETALHADQIMVYQVPIPEPLRFIEPSETETRTMHALNDYGVMHVKLYEDIATFGHIATAYAYPVMVDERYVMDPSPIPKFDNPKLDMSPALMLFGAGREKRLYAVPPYTRVTSLDFEDHPFEAQKWEACCAICGSRESFLDELILDDAGTQSFVCSDTYYCAQRVSQQEQGQ from the coding sequence ATGAATGACCTGAACCAGGCACCCGTGCGCGACGCGGCGTACAACTTTGCCTACCTTGATGAACAGACCAAACGCATGATTCGTCGCGCCTTGCTCAAGGCCGTGGCGATCCCTGGCTATCAGGTGCCGTTCGGTGGTCGCGAGATGCCGTTGCCTTACGGTTGGGGCACCGGTGGCATGCAGTTGACCGCCGCGATTCTCGGTGACGATGACGTGCTAAAGGTTATCGATCAGGGCGCGGACGACACCACCAACGCCGTATCGATCCGCCGCTTCTTCGCCCGCACCGCAGGCGTCGCCACCACCGAAAGTACGCCGGACGCGACGGTGATCCAGACCCGTCACCGCATCCCGGAAACTGCGCTGCATGCCGATCAGATCATGGTTTATCAAGTGCCGATTCCCGAGCCGCTGCGCTTTATCGAGCCGTCGGAAACCGAGACCCGGACCATGCACGCCCTCAACGATTACGGGGTCATGCACGTCAAACTCTACGAAGACATCGCCACCTTCGGCCACATCGCCACCGCGTACGCCTACCCGGTGATGGTCGACGAGCGCTACGTGATGGACCCGTCGCCGATTCCCAAATTCGACAACCCGAAACTCGACATGAGCCCGGCGCTGATGCTGTTCGGCGCCGGCCGCGAGAAGCGCCTGTACGCGGTGCCGCCGTACACCCGGGTCACCAGCCTCGACTTCGAGGATCACCCCTTCGAAGCGCAGAAATGGGAAGCGTGCTGCGCCATTTGTGGCAGCCGTGAATCGTTCCTCGATGAGTTGATTCTCGACGACGCCGGCACCCAAAGCTTCGTCTGTTCCGACACTTATTACTGCGCCCAGCGCGTCAGCCAGCAGGAGCAGGGCCAATGA
- the phnG gene encoding phosphonate C-P lyase system protein PhnG, with product MTNLAQHAERQHWIGVLACARRDELQPFENALRDIDYQLIRAPEIGMTLVRGRMGGNGAPFNVGEMSVTRCVVRLADGRTGYSYLAGRDKVHAELAALADAHLQGAQQRHWLADMITPLAAAQAERRAQKEAETAATKVEFFTLVRGEN from the coding sequence ATGACCAACCTTGCTCAGCACGCCGAACGGCAACACTGGATCGGCGTACTCGCCTGCGCTCGTCGCGATGAATTACAGCCCTTCGAAAATGCGCTGCGCGACATCGATTACCAACTGATCCGCGCCCCGGAAATCGGCATGACCCTGGTCCGTGGTCGCATGGGCGGTAACGGCGCGCCGTTCAATGTCGGCGAAATGAGCGTCACCCGTTGCGTGGTGCGCCTGGCCGATGGCCGTACCGGTTACAGCTACCTGGCAGGCCGCGACAAGGTCCACGCCGAACTGGCTGCACTGGCCGACGCGCATTTGCAGGGCGCGCAACAGCGCCATTGGCTGGCCGACATGATCACGCCTCTGGCGGCAGCGCAGGCCGAGCGCCGGGCACAGAAAGAGGCGGAAACCGCCGCCACCAAAGTCGAATTCTTCACCCTCGTGCGAGGAGAAAACTGA
- the phnL gene encoding phosphonate C-P lyase system protein PhnL, producing the protein MNTLIEVRDLSKTFTLHQQHGVVLNVLRGIDFSVAAGECLVLHGQSGAGKSTLLRTLYGNYLPAGGSIRVQHDGQWLELVGAEPRDILQVRQRTLGYVSQFLRVIPRVACLDVVMEPALARGWSKDQAQLRAELLLSRLNIPQRLWQLAPGTFSGGEQQRVNIARGFMVAWPVMLLDEPTASLDDNNRQVVLELMNEAKSAGAALIGIFHDRIAREAVADRHLDMTPAAVSQEEYADAR; encoded by the coding sequence ATGAATACCTTGATCGAGGTCCGTGACCTCTCGAAAACTTTCACCCTGCACCAGCAGCACGGCGTGGTCCTCAATGTACTGCGCGGGATCGATTTCAGTGTGGCGGCCGGTGAATGCCTGGTGCTGCACGGTCAGTCCGGTGCCGGTAAAAGTACCTTGCTGCGCACCTTGTACGGCAACTACTTGCCTGCGGGCGGCAGCATTCGCGTGCAGCACGATGGCCAATGGCTGGAGCTGGTGGGCGCCGAGCCCCGGGACATCCTGCAAGTGCGTCAGCGCACGTTGGGTTATGTCAGCCAGTTTTTGCGAGTGATCCCGCGGGTCGCGTGCCTGGACGTGGTCATGGAGCCAGCGCTGGCCCGGGGCTGGTCGAAAGATCAGGCGCAATTGCGTGCCGAATTGCTGCTCAGCCGCCTGAACATTCCGCAACGGCTCTGGCAACTTGCGCCCGGTACGTTTTCCGGTGGCGAGCAGCAACGAGTCAACATCGCTCGCGGCTTCATGGTGGCGTGGCCGGTGATGTTGCTCGACGAGCCGACCGCATCACTCGACGACAACAATCGCCAGGTGGTGCTGGAACTGATGAACGAAGCGAAAAGCGCGGGTGCCGCACTGATCGGCATCTTCCACGATCGCATCGCCCGCGAGGCGGTTGCCGATCGCCATCTCGACATGACCCCAGCCGCAGTCAGCCAAGAGGAATACGCCGATGCCCGTTGA